One window of the Candidatus Hinthialibacter antarcticus genome contains the following:
- a CDS encoding DUF5107 domain-containing protein: MLNSRYRFSIAFGLLFCFMAQWGAAQNGSVKIWEEPLVLPTYLTGEDDVNPMFRKPLSYQGASKVIYPYPLQESLSNQKEEQTYNALYLENEYIKLCVLPEMGGRLFYATDKTNGYELFYRQHVIKPSQIGMLGAWVSGGIEWCVFHHHRASTFMPMNYRLVENNDGSKTIWFGEIEPRHRMKWSIGISLFPGSSRIEAKIRMYNRTDTTNSILYWANVATHVNDDYQVFFPPSTEYGVYHSKNEFVHWPIGRTRYRGVDYDGVDLSWWKNHPNPVSIFAHDLKEGFLGGYDHGQDAGVVHVANPHIVKGAKLWEWGPGPEGSMWDTQVLTDADGPYAELMAGAYSDNQPDYSWIKPYEVKEAVQTWYPLREIGGVKSANQHAAVNLEVNSDNQIHLRINTTEHHRDVMLSLRISGKNIRYKPIDVSPAKPFKEIIEMPQGAKEEDIVVSLITQGGQKLVEYSPVKLDVPDERPKTVEPPQDPDKIESVEELYLTGLRIKQFHNARLDPTEYFKEALKRDPLDSRSNIQMGLDAARRGIYEEAEAYFSKAVERISKNYTRPRDCEAYYQLGLVQQKQGKLDDAYENLYRAVWDYEFRGAAYFNLAQIESLRGNYAEALALIDQSLEVNTLNTKALGLKSALQRQLKQPRRAVRSTERALRIDPLDFLAWNERALARRGDQQASQSDQVELARILKDDPESYLELAQDYMNAGLSDDAEKILTLAVDSEVEGLSDYPTVHYTLAFLSHLSGNEKKAIQQLELARKSPTDYCFPYRLETIRVLQFAIETNPQDSRAYYYLGNLLFDLQPIQAIEMWRKAVQYESALAIAHRNLGWAYYDVNRDFGQAIASYETAIQHNPLDPRYYYELDKLYEGNLAPVETRIQILEANHEVVAKNESALTRAIIALVQGEQYDKAIQYLDDYYFHIQEGNRRLHDTYTDAHMLRGVERYKQGEFAKALEDFLAADEYPENHQMGRNRNYDRDPQIFYYTGLAYQALGDEQKTEAYFNKSLATNIREPRQYSYYQGLANRALGDEENASKCFDEMIEAGEKTLGSSEDVDFFAKFGEGESPSMRESNALYLMALGYLGKGNHEKAKEALEQVVGRDIYNNWARFYLSEI, encoded by the coding sequence ATGTTGAATTCACGTTATCGCTTTTCTATCGCATTCGGTTTGCTGTTTTGCTTCATGGCGCAGTGGGGCGCCGCACAGAACGGTTCCGTAAAAATCTGGGAAGAGCCGTTGGTTTTGCCGACGTATCTCACTGGCGAAGATGACGTGAACCCGATGTTTCGCAAGCCGCTTTCCTATCAGGGCGCCAGCAAGGTCATCTACCCGTATCCTTTGCAGGAATCGTTGTCGAACCAGAAAGAAGAACAAACTTACAACGCGCTCTATCTTGAGAATGAATATATCAAATTGTGCGTCTTGCCTGAGATGGGCGGGCGTTTGTTTTATGCGACTGACAAGACCAACGGGTATGAGTTGTTCTACCGTCAACATGTGATAAAGCCCTCGCAAATCGGTATGTTGGGCGCTTGGGTGTCGGGCGGAATCGAGTGGTGTGTCTTTCATCATCACCGCGCATCGACCTTTATGCCGATGAATTATCGGTTAGTTGAAAATAACGACGGCAGCAAGACCATCTGGTTCGGCGAGATCGAGCCGCGCCACCGCATGAAATGGAGCATCGGCATTTCGTTGTTCCCTGGCAGTTCGAGAATTGAAGCCAAAATCCGTATGTATAACCGCACGGATACGACGAACTCGATTTTGTATTGGGCGAATGTGGCGACCCATGTCAACGACGATTATCAAGTCTTCTTCCCACCGTCGACAGAGTACGGCGTTTATCATTCGAAAAATGAATTCGTCCACTGGCCGATTGGACGTACACGCTATCGCGGCGTTGATTATGATGGCGTCGATTTAAGCTGGTGGAAGAACCATCCCAACCCGGTCTCGATTTTTGCGCATGATCTCAAAGAGGGCTTTCTGGGCGGCTATGACCATGGGCAAGATGCGGGCGTTGTCCACGTCGCCAACCCACATATCGTAAAAGGCGCCAAACTGTGGGAATGGGGCCCGGGCCCGGAAGGCAGCATGTGGGATACCCAAGTGTTGACGGATGCTGACGGTCCTTATGCGGAATTAATGGCGGGCGCGTATTCAGACAATCAACCGGATTACAGCTGGATCAAACCCTACGAAGTCAAAGAGGCGGTGCAGACTTGGTATCCGTTACGTGAAATCGGCGGCGTGAAATCAGCAAACCAACACGCGGCGGTCAATCTCGAAGTCAATTCGGATAATCAAATTCATCTTAGAATTAACACAACCGAGCATCATCGTGATGTCATGCTATCGCTTCGAATTAGCGGCAAAAACATACGCTACAAACCAATTGACGTATCGCCCGCCAAGCCGTTTAAAGAAATCATCGAGATGCCGCAAGGCGCCAAAGAAGAAGACATTGTTGTCTCGCTAATAACGCAGGGCGGACAAAAACTCGTTGAATACTCTCCAGTGAAATTAGACGTTCCTGATGAACGGCCTAAAACCGTCGAACCGCCGCAGGACCCGGATAAAATCGAATCTGTTGAAGAATTGTATCTGACGGGATTGCGCATCAAGCAGTTTCATAACGCCCGCTTAGATCCGACTGAGTATTTTAAAGAAGCGCTAAAACGCGACCCGCTCGATTCGCGGTCGAATATTCAGATGGGGTTGGATGCGGCGCGACGGGGAATCTATGAAGAAGCCGAGGCTTACTTCTCAAAAGCGGTCGAGCGCATTTCTAAGAACTATACCCGCCCGCGTGATTGCGAGGCCTACTATCAATTAGGATTAGTCCAGCAGAAGCAAGGCAAACTTGACGACGCGTATGAGAACCTCTATCGCGCCGTTTGGGATTATGAATTTCGCGGCGCGGCGTATTTTAACTTGGCGCAGATTGAAAGCCTGCGCGGTAATTATGCCGAAGCGCTTGCTTTGATTGATCAAAGCCTCGAAGTAAACACGCTTAATACCAAAGCGCTTGGCCTCAAAAGTGCGTTACAGAGACAACTCAAGCAACCCCGCCGCGCTGTAAGAAGCACCGAACGCGCATTGCGCATTGACCCGTTAGATTTTCTCGCCTGGAACGAACGAGCGCTTGCGCGTCGCGGAGATCAACAAGCCAGTCAAAGTGATCAGGTCGAGTTGGCGCGCATTCTCAAGGATGATCCTGAATCGTATCTGGAACTCGCGCAGGATTACATGAATGCAGGGCTAAGCGATGACGCGGAGAAAATTTTAACGCTCGCCGTAGATTCTGAAGTTGAAGGCTTAAGCGATTACCCGACGGTTCATTATACTTTGGCTTTTCTTAGCCACTTGAGCGGCAATGAAAAGAAAGCGATTCAACAACTTGAACTCGCCCGGAAAAGCCCGACGGATTACTGCTTCCCTTATCGTTTAGAGACGATCCGCGTTTTGCAATTTGCGATTGAGACGAACCCGCAAGATAGCCGGGCGTACTATTATTTGGGTAATTTGTTATTCGATTTGCAACCGATACAAGCAATCGAAATGTGGCGGAAGGCGGTGCAGTATGAGTCGGCGTTGGCGATTGCTCACCGCAACCTGGGGTGGGCGTACTATGACGTTAACCGCGATTTTGGCCAGGCAATCGCAAGTTATGAAACCGCGATTCAGCACAACCCGCTCGACCCGCGCTATTACTATGAACTCGACAAATTATATGAAGGCAACCTGGCGCCAGTCGAAACGCGCATTCAAATTCTCGAAGCAAACCATGAGGTGGTCGCAAAAAATGAATCGGCGTTGACCCGCGCCATTATTGCGTTGGTGCAGGGCGAGCAATACGACAAGGCGATCCAATATTTAGATGACTACTACTTCCACATCCAGGAAGGCAATCGCCGACTTCATGATACTTATACGGATGCACACATGCTGCGCGGCGTCGAGCGATACAAGCAGGGCGAGTTTGCAAAAGCGCTTGAAGATTTCCTCGCGGCGGATGAATATCCCGAAAATCATCAAATGGGCCGCAACCGTAACTATGATCGCGACCCGCAAATTTTCTATTACACCGGGCTTGCCTATCAAGCGCTTGGCGATGAGCAAAAAACAGAGGCTTACTTCAATAAATCACTTGCAACAAATATCCGGGAGCCAAGGCAATATTCCTATTACCAAGGCTTGGCGAACCGCGCATTAGGCGACGAAGAGAATGCCTCCAAATGTTTTGACGAGATGATTGAAGCCGGTGAAAAAACACTTGGCTCATCAGAAGACGTCGATTTCTTTGCAAAATTTGGCGAGGGAGAAAGCCCGTCGATGCGTGAGTCGAACGCGCTCTATCTGATGGCATTGGGATATCTCGGCAAGGGAAATCACGAAAAAGCGAAAGAGGCTCTCGAACAAGTTGTTGGACGTGATATTTATAACAACTGGGCGAGGTTCTATCTGTCAGAAATTTAA
- a CDS encoding sulfatase-like hydrolase/transferase, whose protein sequence is MDDAMKNNRRSFLQSTALGASATLFGVHQISNANPPERPNIILCMADDQGWGDMAYNGHPLLHTPNFDSFAKEGLRFEQFYAAAPVCSPTRGSVMTGRHPNRFGCFSWGNTLRPQEITIAEALKSAGYVTGHFGKWHLGSVQKGSPVNPGASGFDEWLSAPNFYDNDAVMSREGNAIQTKGESSMLIVDAALEFIERHSKNDQPFLAVVWFGSPHLPHEAIERDRELYKDEEESYQHFLGEITGMDRAFGKLRNQIREKNIHQDTLLWYCSDNGGLPKHGSTGGRGHKAQIYEGGLRVPAIVEWPGKIKAPQQTSIPCSTSDIYPTLLDITGVDLPNQPPLDGVSLASLFQGEKFERPPIGFWSYPSKGVRTPSREWMPELLKSQQSGSQISQVSRLRLDAAEIKTQYPDNTFPGHSAWLDWPWKLHRIQNKDSSVKFELYNLHDDPLEAKNVIAQQKERAKPMKTSLEQWMISVVNSMNGKDYSSQS, encoded by the coding sequence ATGGATGATGCGATGAAGAACAATCGGCGCAGTTTTCTACAATCGACCGCACTCGGTGCGAGCGCAACCCTATTTGGCGTTCACCAAATCAGCAACGCGAACCCGCCAGAGCGCCCGAATATCATTCTCTGTATGGCAGACGACCAGGGTTGGGGCGACATGGCGTATAATGGACATCCGCTTCTCCACACGCCTAATTTTGATTCATTCGCAAAAGAAGGGCTGCGCTTTGAGCAATTTTATGCCGCCGCTCCTGTCTGCTCTCCGACCCGGGGCAGCGTAATGACGGGAAGGCACCCAAACCGTTTCGGCTGCTTCTCATGGGGAAACACGTTGCGGCCTCAAGAAATTACGATTGCCGAAGCGTTAAAGTCGGCTGGGTATGTAACCGGGCATTTTGGTAAATGGCATCTTGGTTCCGTGCAGAAGGGAAGCCCCGTGAATCCTGGCGCAAGCGGCTTTGATGAATGGCTCTCTGCTCCCAATTTTTATGACAACGATGCCGTGATGAGCCGCGAAGGCAACGCGATTCAAACCAAGGGCGAAAGTTCGATGTTGATTGTTGATGCGGCGCTTGAGTTCATTGAGCGCCATTCAAAGAATGATCAGCCTTTTCTCGCTGTCGTCTGGTTTGGTTCACCTCATTTACCGCACGAGGCAATTGAGCGCGACCGCGAGTTGTATAAAGACGAAGAGGAATCGTATCAACATTTTCTCGGTGAAATTACGGGCATGGACCGCGCGTTTGGAAAGTTGCGCAATCAGATTCGGGAAAAGAATATTCATCAGGATACGCTGCTGTGGTATTGCAGCGACAATGGCGGCTTGCCCAAACATGGCAGTACGGGCGGGCGCGGGCACAAAGCCCAAATCTATGAAGGCGGATTACGCGTCCCTGCAATTGTCGAATGGCCAGGTAAAATCAAGGCGCCGCAACAAACATCCATTCCATGTTCCACCAGCGATATCTACCCAACCTTGCTTGATATCACAGGCGTTGATTTACCCAATCAACCTCCACTGGATGGAGTCAGTTTAGCGTCTCTCTTTCAAGGAGAAAAATTTGAACGTCCACCGATTGGTTTTTGGAGTTACCCCTCTAAAGGCGTACGTACGCCTAGCCGTGAGTGGATGCCGGAATTGTTGAAGTCGCAACAAAGCGGGAGCCAAATTAGCCAAGTTAGCAGGTTGCGTTTAGACGCGGCGGAAATCAAAACGCAATATCCCGATAATACGTTCCCCGGACATTCCGCCTGGTTAGATTGGCCGTGGAAACTCCATCGGATTCAAAACAAAGATTCATCCGTGAAGTTTGAATTGTACAACCTACATGACGACCCGTTAGAAGCGAAAAATGTTATTGCTCAGCAAAAAGAACGAGCGAAGCCAATGAAGACTTCGCTCGAACAGTGGATGATATCAGTTGTCAATAGTATGAATGGGAAGGATTATTCTTCTCAATCATAA
- a CDS encoding Gfo/Idh/MocA family oxidoreductase → MTTKNSNHPVNRRQILKTGAAATAGLWITSGLYAANAQSPNDKLNIGVIGIGGQGRANLNAVAHENIVALCDVDDERAGDAYDKHRQAKKYFDYRTMLDEMGNQIDAVVVSTPDHTHFHPAMAAMDMGKHLYCEKPMAHSISEIRAMTDLAKKNKLATQLGVQRHTIPNVHRVVEIIQSGAIGEVREIYSKLGGDRGMPAVPTEFPPVPKHLKWDLWLGPTKERKYSPEYCPYKWRFWWDFGTGETGNWGCHILDIPYWALKLEHCNKVSAWGPELDKDRTPKELSMKYEFPARGDLPPVTLHWVHTTKPIKSLQERGIPQDGNNIFVGSKGTLVCGFDKRKLYPENKFADYNEPAPSIADSPGFRQEWINACKGGETATCNFDYSGPMAETVILGNTAYRAQKDFEWQSKTMTAVGAPSAEPFLRPTFRKGWPQV, encoded by the coding sequence ATGACGACAAAAAACAGTAATCATCCAGTCAACCGTCGACAAATCTTAAAAACGGGCGCTGCGGCGACAGCGGGGCTTTGGATCACCTCAGGGTTGTACGCGGCAAACGCACAGTCGCCGAATGACAAACTCAACATCGGCGTGATCGGCATCGGCGGCCAAGGCCGCGCCAACCTGAACGCGGTCGCGCATGAAAATATCGTGGCGCTCTGCGACGTCGACGACGAACGCGCCGGCGACGCCTATGATAAGCATCGCCAGGCGAAGAAGTATTTCGATTACCGGACGATGCTCGACGAGATGGGAAACCAGATTGACGCGGTCGTTGTCAGCACGCCCGACCATACCCATTTTCATCCTGCCATGGCGGCGATGGATATGGGAAAGCACCTCTATTGTGAAAAACCGATGGCGCACTCTATCTCTGAAATTCGCGCCATGACCGATCTCGCAAAGAAAAACAAACTGGCGACGCAGTTAGGCGTCCAGCGTCACACCATCCCGAATGTTCATCGCGTAGTTGAGATCATCCAATCGGGCGCCATCGGCGAAGTGCGCGAGATCTATTCCAAACTGGGCGGCGACCGCGGTATGCCCGCCGTCCCGACCGAATTCCCGCCTGTACCCAAACACCTCAAGTGGGACCTGTGGCTTGGCCCGACAAAAGAACGTAAATACAGCCCCGAATATTGCCCTTACAAATGGCGCTTCTGGTGGGATTTTGGCACTGGAGAAACCGGCAACTGGGGCTGCCATATTCTCGACATCCCCTATTGGGCGCTAAAACTCGAACACTGCAATAAGGTGTCTGCCTGGGGGCCGGAGCTCGATAAAGACCGCACGCCGAAAGAACTCTCCATGAAATATGAGTTCCCCGCGAGAGGCGACCTGCCGCCTGTGACCTTACATTGGGTTCACACAACGAAACCAATCAAGTCATTACAGGAACGCGGCATCCCGCAAGACGGCAACAATATTTTTGTCGGATCAAAAGGCACTTTAGTGTGCGGCTTTGACAAGCGCAAACTCTACCCTGAAAATAAATTCGCTGATTACAACGAACCCGCACCGAGCATTGCCGATTCACCCGGCTTCCGTCAGGAATGGATCAACGCGTGTAAAGGCGGCGAGACCGCGACATGCAACTTTGACTATAGCGGGCCGATGGCGGAGACCGTCATTCTCGGCAACACCGCTTACCGCGCCCAAAAAGATTTTGAATGGCAATCAAAAACGATGACGGCAGTAGGCGCGCCGTCAGCCGAGCCATTTTTGCGTCCGACGTTTCGTAAAGGGTGGCCTCAAGTATGA
- a CDS encoding antibiotic biosynthesis monooxygenase has translation MYVVCVTVYVVPGKENEFIEATSLNHKGTRQEPGNLRFDVLQANDDPARFFLYEAYRSEDDFKAHQQTNHYLTWRETVQDWMAKKREGVKHTSLFPTDGDW, from the coding sequence ATGTACGTTGTATGCGTAACAGTTTATGTTGTTCCTGGAAAAGAAAACGAGTTCATTGAAGCCACATCGCTCAATCACAAAGGAACCCGCCAAGAGCCGGGCAACCTGCGCTTTGATGTGCTTCAAGCCAATGATGACCCGGCGCGTTTTTTTCTCTATGAAGCCTATCGTAGTGAAGATGACTTCAAAGCACACCAACAGACCAACCACTATCTCACCTGGCGCGAGACCGTCCAGGATTGGATGGCGAAAAAACGCGAAGGCGTCAAACACACCAGCCTCTTCCCGACTGACGGCGACTGGTAA
- a CDS encoding exo-alpha-sialidase yields the protein MKQTFFITLLVGSFAILGYAKPIHHSQIIFPHQDKHVHGSSLVELPNGDLLAAWFQGSGERSANDVVINGARLQKGSTKWSDIFLMADTPNLPDCNPVLYLDPSKTLRLFWIAVRANGWQHSLLRVRTSNDYNTNAAPNWNWQDVILLQPGEQFAQAIQQGFKELDPPEDMWADYAPPYTRLVEEAAQDKNKRQEGWMTRNHPTQLKSGRILLPLYSDGFNMGLAAISDDGGNTWRASKPIVGLAGIQPTFAQRENGDIVAYMRDTGRPPNRVMQSLSKDDGETWSVMVDTDIPNPSSSLQIRALQQNDYWIMVHNDTEDNRGSMAVALSNDEGETWKWSQNIGRTESYGYPSLIEDKNGLIHISYTYKTSEGNTIKHETFSVEWIKSQSE from the coding sequence ATGAAACAGACCTTCTTCATTACACTTTTAGTTGGATCATTCGCAATTCTGGGATACGCCAAACCAATTCATCATTCACAAATTATTTTCCCTCATCAAGATAAGCACGTTCATGGCAGCAGTCTGGTTGAGCTGCCCAATGGCGACTTGCTGGCGGCATGGTTTCAGGGTAGCGGTGAACGATCCGCCAATGATGTCGTCATCAACGGCGCCCGGCTCCAGAAAGGCTCAACAAAATGGAGCGACATATTTTTAATGGCGGACACGCCTAACCTACCAGACTGCAACCCGGTGTTATATTTAGACCCAAGCAAGACTCTGCGACTGTTTTGGATCGCCGTCCGCGCCAATGGCTGGCAACACTCGCTGCTTCGCGTGAGGACTTCAAACGACTACAACACCAATGCCGCGCCGAACTGGAACTGGCAGGATGTCATTCTCTTGCAGCCCGGCGAGCAATTCGCCCAAGCGATTCAACAAGGCTTCAAAGAGCTCGACCCGCCCGAAGATATGTGGGCCGACTACGCCCCGCCCTATACACGACTTGTTGAAGAAGCCGCCCAAGACAAAAATAAACGCCAGGAAGGTTGGATGACGCGCAATCACCCCACTCAACTTAAATCAGGGCGCATTCTGCTGCCGCTCTATTCAGACGGTTTCAACATGGGACTCGCCGCAATCTCAGACGACGGCGGAAACACATGGCGGGCGAGCAAGCCCATCGTCGGCCTTGCGGGCATTCAACCGACGTTTGCGCAACGAGAGAACGGCGACATCGTTGCTTACATGCGCGACACCGGCAGGCCGCCCAATCGCGTCATGCAAAGCCTGTCGAAAGATGACGGAGAAACATGGTCGGTGATGGTCGATACCGACATTCCCAATCCAAGTTCGAGCCTGCAAATCAGGGCGCTACAGCAAAATGACTATTGGATCATGGTCCATAATGATACCGAAGATAATCGCGGCAGCATGGCGGTTGCGCTCTCAAACGATGAAGGCGAAACCTGGAAATGGTCGCAAAATATCGGGCGCACTGAATCGTATGGCTATCCTTCGCTCATTGAAGACAAAAACGGCTTGATTCATATTTCGTATACATACAAGACCTCAGAAGGAAATACCATAAAGCATGAAACGTTTTCAGTTGAATGGATAAAAAGTCAGAGCGAATAA
- a CDS encoding DUF1588 domain-containing protein: protein MQEVNLIANNALRLVVVFILLLFTRPSVCDEFDFEKLHEVFSTHCYICHGEGDPAAGLNLEQYDSLEKVLDDLHVWTSVISRVKAGEMPPKNSLPLDEDQQTQIVDWLQNTIQDSLCGDGIDPGPHSVRRLNRNEYSATIRDLLGIHFDSGSSLPADGSGGEGFDNAAETLFLSPVHAERYLESAKEALEYAAKEPNSREQIFIAKPNEVTSAFEAGKMTIHRFAFRAFRRPVTEHELDRYMTLFQTMYQRNQSYESAVFYAMQAILISPHFLFLVEQPNQSEMVRPVSDYELACRLSYFLWSSMPDDELFDLAAEKQLHKRDVLKQQIKRMLNEPKQEEFKKRSYINFEDRKLYEFANNFVSQWLGTRELGVSSRPDQNTFSNYNEILESAMKYEPVYVFQELLANDLSLLNLIDSDFTFASRQLAQHYEIQKQVNVPNQQLTRVELPPKSHRGGIITMAGVLTVSSYPHRTSPVLRGKWIMETVLGTPPPPPPPDIPELPENHSDEKPKTLRERLEIHRANPACASCHDRIDPLGFGLDNFDAIGRWRTKDANQKIDASGQLPNGDQFNGPDELKQILLERKDDFVRHLTAKMLGYALGRGLIMEDYCTVDRIVEELKRNDYKAQTLLWEIIQSVPFRYHKAKEAPAQQVGMASNKNN, encoded by the coding sequence ATGCAGGAAGTAAATCTTATTGCGAATAACGCACTAAGGCTGGTTGTTGTTTTCATCTTGTTGCTATTCACCCGTCCCAGCGTTTGCGATGAATTTGATTTCGAAAAACTACACGAGGTTTTCTCGACCCATTGCTATATCTGTCACGGCGAGGGCGATCCCGCCGCTGGGCTTAACCTCGAACAATATGACAGCCTGGAAAAAGTGCTAGACGACCTTCACGTTTGGACGAGTGTTATCTCCCGCGTCAAAGCGGGTGAGATGCCGCCAAAAAACTCATTACCTCTCGATGAAGATCAACAAACCCAAATCGTTGATTGGCTCCAAAACACGATTCAAGATTCGCTTTGCGGCGACGGCATCGACCCCGGCCCTCATTCCGTCCGGCGCCTGAATCGCAATGAATATTCCGCGACCATTCGCGACCTGCTCGGCATCCATTTCGATTCAGGCAGCAGCCTGCCCGCCGACGGCTCCGGCGGAGAAGGCTTTGACAACGCCGCCGAGACTCTCTTCTTGTCGCCCGTCCATGCCGAACGCTATTTAGAATCCGCCAAAGAAGCGCTCGAATATGCGGCGAAGGAACCAAACTCGAGAGAACAAATATTCATTGCAAAACCAAACGAAGTAACGAGCGCATTCGAAGCGGGCAAAATGACCATCCATCGCTTCGCCTTCCGCGCATTTCGCCGCCCAGTGACAGAACACGAACTCGACCGCTACATGACTTTGTTTCAAACAATGTATCAACGCAACCAGTCGTATGAGTCGGCGGTGTTTTATGCGATGCAGGCGATATTGATTTCACCCCATTTTCTTTTTTTGGTTGAACAGCCAAACCAAAGCGAGATGGTCCGTCCCGTCAGTGATTACGAACTCGCGTGTCGGCTATCGTATTTTTTGTGGTCGAGTATGCCGGATGACGAGCTGTTTGACTTGGCCGCTGAAAAACAACTGCACAAGAGGGATGTTCTCAAACAACAAATTAAGCGCATGTTGAATGAGCCGAAGCAAGAAGAATTTAAAAAGCGTAGTTACATCAATTTCGAAGATCGCAAACTATACGAATTCGCCAATAACTTTGTCAGCCAATGGCTGGGCACGCGCGAACTCGGCGTCAGCAGCCGCCCCGACCAAAACACGTTCTCTAACTACAACGAGATTCTTGAATCCGCGATGAAATACGAACCCGTCTACGTATTTCAAGAACTGCTCGCCAATGATTTATCATTGCTGAACCTCATAGATTCCGACTTCACATTCGCCAGCCGTCAGTTGGCGCAGCATTATGAAATTCAAAAGCAGGTCAATGTACCCAATCAACAATTGACGCGGGTTGAGTTACCTCCAAAAAGCCATCGCGGCGGAATCATAACCATGGCGGGCGTCTTAACGGTCAGTTCTTATCCTCACCGGACCAGCCCGGTACTGCGCGGCAAGTGGATCATGGAAACCGTGCTGGGAACGCCGCCTCCACCTCCGCCGCCCGATATCCCTGAATTGCCCGAAAACCATTCCGACGAAAAACCAAAAACGCTGCGCGAACGCTTAGAGATTCATCGCGCAAACCCCGCCTGCGCGTCGTGCCATGACCGCATTGATCCATTGGGATTCGGCTTAGACAACTTTGACGCCATTGGCCGTTGGCGAACCAAGGACGCCAACCAGAAAATTGATGCGAGCGGACAATTGCCAAACGGCGACCAATTCAACGGGCCGGATGAATTGAAGCAAATCCTGCTTGAACGCAAAGATGACTTTGTCCGGCACTTGACCGCAAAAATGCTGGGCTACGCTTTAGGACGCGGCCTTATCATGGAAGACTACTGCACGGTTGACCGCATTGTTGAAGAGTTAAAACGCAACGATTACAAAGCACAAACCTTGTTATGGGAAATCATCCAAAGCGTTCCGTTTCGATATCATAAAGCGAAAGAAGCGCCAGCGCAGCAAGTGGGTATGGCAAGTAATAAAAACAATTAG
- a CDS encoding DUF1080 domain-containing protein, whose amino-acid sequence MLRTIKTSFILTSLALILTMNAVQAADDGFAPLFNGKDLSNWEQHGGEAVYTIEDGAIVGTSVPKTSNSFLCTKKMYSDFILEVEYIVDPKLNSGIQIRSNVYDEDKVYEYKDADGKLQKKKVNAGRVHGYQVEIDPAPRAWSAGIYDEGRRGWLYNLEGDKNAKARAAFKQNEWNHYRIECKGDSLKTWINGVAAADLKDDMTPTGFIALQVHGIGDSQEKAGTQIRWRNIKIKELK is encoded by the coding sequence ATGTTACGCACCATCAAAACATCATTCATTCTTACCTCACTCGCTTTGATTCTTACAATGAACGCTGTTCAGGCGGCGGACGACGGCTTTGCTCCGTTGTTTAACGGCAAAGATTTATCGAATTGGGAGCAACACGGCGGTGAAGCGGTTTATACCATTGAAGACGGCGCCATTGTTGGAACCTCCGTCCCAAAAACGTCGAACAGTTTTCTCTGCACCAAGAAAATGTATTCTGATTTCATCCTTGAAGTGGAATATATAGTTGATCCAAAACTCAACTCCGGCATCCAGATCCGCAGCAACGTCTATGACGAAGACAAAGTGTATGAATACAAAGATGCTGACGGAAAACTCCAAAAGAAAAAAGTCAACGCTGGCCGCGTCCACGGCTATCAAGTTGAGATCGACCCCGCCCCGCGCGCTTGGTCAGCAGGCATCTATGACGAAGGCCGCCGCGGCTGGCTCTACAACCTGGAAGGCGATAAAAACGCTAAAGCCCGCGCCGCCTTCAAACAAAATGAATGGAACCATTATCGCATCGAATGCAAAGGCGACTCACTCAAAACCTGGATCAACGGCGTAGCCGCCGCTGACCTGAAAGACGACATGACCCCGACCGGCTTCATCGCATTGCAGGTTCACGGAATCGGCGACAGTCAAGAAAAAGCCGGGACGCAAATCCGTTGGCGAAATATCAAAATCAAAGAACTCAAATAA